Proteins from a genomic interval of Papaver somniferum cultivar HN1 chromosome 4, ASM357369v1, whole genome shotgun sequence:
- the LOC113271886 gene encoding aspartic proteinase-like protein 2, protein MGMKMSKRSFPATTGTPPKDYFLHVDTGSEILWVNCVNCFPFCAINTDIDDLTLKMYDPKNSSTADLVPCSGGFCTDNYKSPIPGCSSGDVFGYGLKYGDGSGSDGYFVNDVIGYDQVSGNLGIQVLYLGSCATQQTGNLASSTGALDGLIGFGASDESMLSQLASSGKVKKKFAHCLDGKNGGGIFAMGDVVQPTPKSTPLVPNAYAF, encoded by the exons ATGGGAATGAAGATGAGTAAAAGAA gttttcctgcaactacaggaaCTCCACCAAAAGATTACTTTCTCCATGTAGATACTGGAAGTGAAATTTTATGGGTGAACTGCGTCaattgttttcctttttgtgCTATCAATACCGACATCGACGAT TTGACTCTGAAAATGTATGATCCAAAAAATTCTTCGACGGCAGATCTAGTTCCATGTAGTGGTGGGTTTTGCACCGACAATTACAAAAGTCCAATTCCCGGTTGTTCATCTGGTGACGTTTTTGGATATGGTCTTAAATATGGAGATGGAAGTGGAAGTGATGGATACTTTGTTAATGATGTTATCGGGTATGATCAAGTTTCTGGAAATCTGGGAATTCAAGTGTTATATTTGG GTAGTTGCGCGACACAGCAAACAGGAAATCTTGCCTCATCTACCGGAGCCCTCGATGGCCTAATTGGATTTGGTGCCTCAGATGAATCCATGCTTTCACAACTAGCTTCTTCCGGAAAAGTGAAAAAGAAATTCGCTCACTGTTTAGATGGTAAAAACGGAGGAGGAATCTTTGCCATGGGAGACGTAGTACAACCAACACCAAAATCAACACCACTAGTTCCAAATGCCTACGCATTCTAA